From the Diospyros lotus cultivar Yz01 chromosome 13, ASM1463336v1, whole genome shotgun sequence genome, one window contains:
- the LOC127788234 gene encoding (-)-alpha-terpineol synthase-like yields the protein MREAKWHYTGYIPMLDEYLNHAWITSTVPIMLLHGYFLSSNSIGDDELQCLEAYSDIIKWSAIVVRLANDLETSFDEMERGDVSKSIQIYMHEIGASVEDARKHVKHLISEAWSKINGARAANSPLNRGFVDMAMNMARVAQFIYQYGDGHGHDIEGKNKDRVVSLLIEPIPIKSK from the exons ATGAGGGAGGCAAAATGGCATTACACTGGCTATATACCAATGCTTGATGAGTATCTAAACCATGCCTGGATTACATCAACCGTTCCTATAATGCTCTTACATGGTTATTTTTTAAGTTCAAATTCCATAGGTGATGACGAGTTGCAATGCTTGGAGGCATACTCAGATATAATTAAGTGGTCGGCGATCGTTGTAAGGCTAGCGAATGATTTGGAAACATCGTTT GATGAGATGGAAAGAGGCGATGTGTCTAAATCAATCCAAATATACATGCATGAAATTGGAGCTTCTGTAGAGGATGCTCGCAAACATGTCAAGCACTTGATTAGTGAAGCATGGAGCAAGATCAATGGAGCTAGAGCTGCAAATTCACCTTTAAATCGAGGTTTTGTTGACATGGCGATGAACATGGCTAGGGTTGCCCAATTCATCTACCAATATGGAGATGGACATGGACATGATATTGAAGGCAAGAATAAAGATCGTGTGGTTTCATTGTTAATCGAACCCATTCCCATCAAATCTAAATGA